In the Paenibacillus sp. FSL R7-0337 genome, ACCCCGGGGTGACGGTGGAGTGGAAGGACTATCCCTATGATGCAATCTCGCAGCGGCTGTTGACTAGTACAGCGAGCGGCAAGAGTCCCGATGTCGTGAATCTGAACACCGAATTCGCCAGCCAGTTAGGCAGTAAGGGAGCGCTGCTGAATCTGAACGAGTACCTGACGGATGAGCAGGCAAAGAGTTATTTCGAGGGGATTTATAATTCTACGGTATTGGGCGGCCAGGCTTACGCGCTTCCCTGGTACACAGGCACAGAGGTGCTGTTCATGAACAAAAAGCTGGTAGAGAAGGCCGGCCTCGACCCTGCCAGTCCGCCGCAGACCCGTGAGGAGCTGGTGGAGTGGGCCCGCCAGGTTCATGAGAAGACCGGGGCTGCGGGATATGCGCAGCAGCTGGTCTCCAAGCTCTTCCCGATTGACGGCATCCCGATTCTGAACGAGGACAAGACGGCTGCAGCCTTCAATACGCCGGAAGCCGAGGCCATGATCACCCAGATGCGCGATCTGATGAAGGAAGGCGTGGTACTCAAGGAGGATGCGGACTTCAGCAAGCAAATCCAGTATTTCTCCGGTGAGCAGGTGGCCTTCCAGCTATCCGGCCCGACGTTCATTAACTTCATTAAGACCTCCGCGCCGGATGTCTACAAGAACACCATCGCTGTCCCGCTGCCGACAGGCAAAGCGAATCTGCGTCTCTCCAACTCCATGAACCTGGTGGTGCCGCAAAAGTCGAAGAACCCGCAGCAGGCTGTCGAATTCGCCGCCTTCATTACGAACGCCGAGAACCAGACAGCCTTCTCCAAGGTCGCCAACACACTGCCGTCAAGCAAGGCGTCGATTCAAGATCCGTTCTTCACCGACTCTGACGGTTCACTCGAAGCTGAAGCGAAGGTGGCTTCCTCGCAGAGTCTCGACAAGGCTACCGATTATATGGTCGGCGTCCCAAGCGCCGCAGATATTAACTCTGCACTGGCACGGGGCCTGCAGGAGATTCTGATGAACGGAGCAGACATCAAGGAGACGCTGAACAAGGTAGAGAAGGAAGTCAATAATATTATCAGTCAGGGTTCCTAAGCTGCTGAAGCATAGCTGATAAGGGGGAGTTTCTCCCCCGATTCATATCAATTGAGGGTATTTGAAGGAGTGGGAGGTGTAGCGGGTGTACAAGGGGTTTCGGTCTGAATCTTTTACTGCATGGGCGTTTATGGCGCCGGGGCTGCTGTTTCTGGCGGTATTTACCTTTTGGCCGATTATATACGGAGTACCGCTCTCATTGACAGATTATTCGGTCATTGCCGAGACGAATTATGTAGGTCTGGATAACTTCACCCGGGCCTTCCAGGATCATAATTTCCTGATTTCACTGTGGAATTCACTGGTGTATGTGCTGATTGTGCCGGTGATTCAGATCATTTCGATCTTAATGGCGATTCTGGTCAACAGCCGGATTCCTGGAGTCAAAATGTTCCGGGCCGCCTACTATATACCTGTCGTGACCTCGATGGTTGCGGTAGCGCTGATCTGGAGCTGGCTGCTCGGCAATAACGGAGTTGTCAATTACCTGCTGCTGAAGGCAGGGATGATCAGTGAACAGGTCTCCTGGCTATCCACGAGCAGCACGGCTCTGTATGTTCTAATGTTCATTACGATGTGGAAGGGCCTCGGCTATTACATGATGCTCTATCTGGCGGGGCTTCAGGGCATTCCGGCTGATCTGTATGAGGCCGCAAGAGTGGATGGGGCAGGGCCGCTGCGGCTGATTGTACATGTGACGCTGCCGCTATTACGCCCTCATATTCTGTTCTGCACACTAATCTCGGTCATGGGCGCGATCCGGGTGTTCGATGAGGTCTACATTCTGACCAAGGGCGGGCCGGGAACGTCCACGCTGACCTCAAGCGTCTATATTTTTCAAAAAGGGCTGGAGCAGTTCAACTTCGGCTATGCCTCGGCGCTCGGGCTGATCGTCAGTGTGATGGTGGGAGCGCTTAGTGTACTCGTATTCAGGCTGAACCGGAAAGGCGGGGTGAATTCCTATTGATGCCGCGTAGCTTACGTGTTCTGATTACTTATCTTCTGCTGATCCTGCTTGCCCTGTTCATGATGGGTCCGTTCCTGTGGCTGCTCAGCGTCTCGCTGATGCCGGGGCGCAACGTGTTTGCGAACCCGCCGGCGATTCTGCCCACCTTCATTGCATTCGACAACTATGTGCAGGTGTGGAACTTCATGAATTTCCCGCGTTACATTCTAAATACGGTCATCATCACGCTGCTGGGAGTCGTGTTCAACATTATATTGTCCTGTCTGACAGCGTATCCGCTGGCAGCCTTCCGGTTCAAGGGCCGGAGCCTGGTCTTCACGCTGCTGATCTCGACCATGATTATTCCGTCGGCTACCGCTATGATTGTGCATTATCTGACGATTCAAGCTTTTCAATTGGGCAATACATTCTTCGGCGTTGTTCTTCCGGCTGCGGTGTCTGTGTTCAATATTTTCCTGATGCGGCAGACATTCCTGGGTATTCCGGCAGACATCCGGGATTCGGGTAAAATGGACGGGGCCTCCGAGCTGCGGATCTTCATCCAACTGGTGATGCCGCTCGTCAAGCCGGGAATTGCCGTCATCGGGCTGCTGGAGGTCATGGCCTTCTGGAACAACTTCCTGTGGCCGATTGTCGTATTGGACGACCCGCAGAAGTATCCGCTCGCGGCGGCCCTGACGTATCTGAACGGGCAATTCTCCTATAACTTCGGCTGGATTGCCGCCGGAACCATGATCTCGGTGCTGCCAATCATCCTCGTGTTCCTGTTCACGCAGAAGTATTATATGGAAGGGATTGCTGGAGCTATAAAAGGCTAACTAAGGAGGCACAACTCAATGGGAATTTCGTTACGGGACTGCCAGTATCTGTTCCGCGATTATTATACGCAAGGGAAAGAGCTGGTGTTAGAGGGCCCGCAGCTGCGCTGTGAATTGGCCTCGCGGTATGCCATGAATCAGGATGTCCACGGTCTGATAGAAGAAGGCGGAGACATCGTAATTCTGGAACCAGCGGGACCGGGCGTAGCCACCGCCGATAAAGGCAATGCGCAGCTGATGCTGGTGTATGACGCTGGGCTTGCTGCGGACGGATACCGCCTGGTGATTGGAGAGGACGCGAAGCTGGTCATTGCTGCGTCTAACAGGCGGGGGCTAAAATACGGGCTGGATGCGCTGACAATGCTCCTTATCGTGGAGGAGGATTGCTGCCGCCTGCCGGTGGTTACGGTGGAGGATGAGCCTTCTTTTCCGGTGCGGGGCATTATTGAAGGCTTCTATGGAGTGCCATGGAGCTTCGCGGACCGGATAGATTCGGTCAGATATATGAGCGGGCACCGGATGAACGCCTTCATGTACGCGCCGAAGGATGATCCCTATCACCGGAAGCTGTGGCGTGAGCCGTACCCGGACGATATGTTCACCAAGATTCATGAACTTAAGCAGGAATGCGATAAGCATCTGGTGGATTTCTACTATTGTATAAGCCCGGGTAATGATCTGGAATTCCGCAGCCAAGGCGACTTCGCGAAGCTGGAGGAGAAACTTGCTGCTATGATCGCAGTTGGAGTGCGCCATTTCGCACTATTAATGGATGACATAGATTATGTGCTCCAAGGTGACAACAAGCAGTTCCTGGAGCGCTCCGGGACCGCACATGCTTATGTGACGAACCGGGTCAATGATTACTTAGCCGGATGTCTGCCGCACTTCACCCTGGCTATGTGTCCATCGGAATACTGGTCGTATTGGAATACGGAGTACAAGAAGGACATCCGCGAGCAGCTTCATCCTGCTGTCAAAGTGTTCTGGACCGGCTATTTCGTCTTCGCCCCGGAGATCGGACGGAGGCATGCGGAGGATAACCATGGATTTTACGGGCATGAGCTGTGGTTGTGGGACAATATTCCGGTGAATGACTGTGATAAGGACCGGCTGTTCCTCGATCCGGTGCGCGGGCGCAGCTCCCGGCTCGGCAGGTACGGGCATACAGCCGTCGTTGCCAATCCGATGAATCAGTGGGAATGCTCCAAGATCACGCTTGGCACGATGGCCCATTATATGTGGAACAGCGAGCGCTACATGCCGGAGCTGTCCTGGGAACTGTCCGTGCGTGAATTCGCCGGAGCGCTTGCGGAGGACATGATGTTCTTCTGCCGCCAGAATCTGAATAACCGCCTGTATTCCGGCGGCTACCCGGAGCTGGACGATGCGCTGGCGGAGCGCGATCTGGAGCGGCTTGACGCTTATTTCAGCCGGTTGGAGGAGGCAGCCGTGCGGCTTGGCGGCTTAGACAAAGCTAAATTTATCGAAGAAGCTGGGCCTTGGCTGCGCCGGGCGATCGCGGATGCTGTGCTGTGGCGGGCTGTGCGCAGACAGCTGGAGAACCCGCTGGAGCAGCAGGATTGGGAAGAAGTGTATACGTGTCTGGAGATCTGCCGCAGCTATGGTGTGCGCCTCGGCAGTGATCCGGCTGTGCGTGCGGCTGAAGCGCTGGGGATCGAGCTGCCGGAGATAGAGGCGGAGATCAAGGCAGAGATGAAGGTGGAGACAAAGGAGGAGGACCAGCATGTCTAAACATCATAAGCTGATTCTGGTTCCGCTGGATGAGCGGCCCTGCAATTATGAATTCCCTTATCTGCTGGCTCAGGGAACAGATTATAGTGTAGAGCGTCCACCCGCCGGGATTATGGGCCTGAAGAAACGTCCGGGTGATGTTGAGCGGCTGTGGTCCTGGATCGAGGCTGCTTGTGAAGGAGCGGACGGCGCGGTGGTCGCGCTGGATACGCTGCTCTACGGCGGCATTATTCCCTCACGGCTGCACCAGCTGGAGCTTGAAGAGCTGACTGCACGCCTGGAGCGGCTGCGGGAGATCCGGCGGCGTTATCCGCAGCTGAAGCTGTATGCATTCCAGCTGATTATGCGCTGTCCGCAGTACTCGCTCTCGGATGAGGAGCCGGATTATTATGCCGACTGGGGCCGGGAGATCTTCCGCAAGGGCTTCATCGGCCACCGGCTGGAGCTGGGCATTGCCACAGATGAGGAGATCCGTGAGCTGGCCGATATTGATCTCCGGCTCCCGCCAGAGGTGCTGCAGGATTATCTTGGCCGCAGAGCAATGAATATCGAAGCGAACAAGCAGGCGCTGGAGCTGGTACGGGACGGGATAATCGACTTCATGATTGTGCCGCAGGATGACTCGGCTCCGTACGGACATACCGCCAAGGATCAGGAGAAAATGCGGGCACGGATCACGGCGCTTGATCTGGAGCTTAAGGTCTATATGTATCCAGGAGCAGATGAAGTAGGCTGCACGCTGCTTGCCCGGATGCTGAATATGGCCGAAGAGCGGAGGCCGATGATCTACCCGCGGTTGTCCGCTGTGCAGGGGGCGTTCGTGACGCCGCTGTTCGAGGACCGCTTTTTCTATGAGACGCTGAAGTATCAGATCCTGGCAGCAGGTGGACTGATCGCATCCAGTGCTGCCGAGGCAGACCTGGTTCTGCTGGTCAGTACACCGGGGGAGACGATGGCGGAGGCGGTGTCGCAGCATCATGCTTACTTCAGCTATGATATCTACCGGAATCTGATGGAGCTGGTGGAGTATGGGGAGTATCTGCTTCGTGACCGGAAGATACCGGTGGCTGTAGCAGATGTCGGGTATGCCAATGGTGGAGACCAAAAGCTGGTTAAGCTGCTGCGGCAGAAGAATCTCCTGTTCGATCTGGCCGGTTACGCCGCCTGGAATACCAGCTCCAACTCACTTGGAACTGTAATCTCGCAGGCGATGCTCTTTCTGATCTACGGCCGTACACCAGGGCATCTGGATTTCCTGGCGCTCCGCTATGCCGAAGATGTATGCTATTGTTCAGTAGTGCGCGGAGAGCTAAGTGATGGCCCTGTGCAAGAGATGGGCTATGGCAAATACGAACTGGATGGACCGCGCGGGCGCGTAGCTGCCCGTGTGCAGGAACGGCTGAGTAAGGAACTGGCTGTACGGATTGACAGTCCATCGGGGAGCGTTAAGATCACCGACTGCTATATGCCTTGGAACCGGATGTTCGAGGTGGGCTTGACAGTAGAGTATGTCCCCTCGTGAGGGCTGGAAGATGATATAAATTGAACTTGAAGAATACAGACAGGGAAGAGTGACGTAGAGAAATATTGGAGCTGGAGGAGCTGTAGCAGGTTCAATTTATGCAGACTATAAGAGAGAGGGTGGGGACCCTGAGCAAAAATATACTGGAAAGCCTGCATCTGGGGCTGATTGTCTCCTGCCAGGCACTGCCGGATGAGCCGCTGCACGGGCCGGAGATTATGGCCCGGATGGCCGTGGCAGCAGCGGAAGGCGGGGCCATCGCCATCCGGGCGAACGGAGCAGCAGATGTGCGGGCGATCAAGCAGGCGGTTGCGCTGCCGGTGATCGGCATCGTGAAGCGCAATTACCCGGATTCGGACGTCTATATTACCCCTACGCTTAGAGAGATTGAGGAACTGCTGGAAGCGGGAGCGGATATTATAGCTTTTGACGGGACCCGGCAGACCCGGCCGGAGAATTGTACGCTGGAGCAGATCATAGACCTGCTGAAGGCAAGCACGGCTGCTTCTATGGCAGATATCTCCACACTGGAGGAAGCGTTATACGCTGAGTTGCTTGGGGTCAGCTGTGTCTCGACCACCTTATCGGGATATACACCGTATTCCCGCCAGCAGGAGGGGCCGAATCTGGAGCTGCTGGAGCAGGCCGCACGGCGGCTGAAGATTCCAGTTATTGCCGAAGGCCGAATCAGCCAGCCCGCCCAGGTGGAAGCGGCGCTGGACCTGGGGGCCTATGCGGTGGTGGTAGGCTCCGCAATTACCCGGCCGCAGCTGATCACCCGGCAGTTCGCAGCAGCGGCGAGAAAAGTGAGGATGAACCGTAATGGAAATGAATGACCGGATCAACACGTATTACCCATCCATGACCAAAGCTGAGCAAAAGGTAGCCCGGTGTGTGCTTGAGCATCCGGATAATCTGATCTATCTGTCTGTGACTGAGCTGGCTGATTTTGCCGGAACGGGTGAGACCACAGTGATGCGCTTCTGCCGCAAAATCGGCTTCAAGGGCTATCAGGATTTCAAGCTGATGCTGGCCCAGGGGCTGCCGAAGCGGCAGACTCTGGCGGACGGCGGGCAGGGGGCTGGCGAGGGGGATTACGCTGACCATCTGTATGCCCTGATGGTTGGTGTATTGCAATCCAGCCTGGGCATGCTGGACCGGGAGCAGCTGCAGCGGGCAGTGGAGGCTCTGGATCAGGCCCGGTATATCCAGTTCTTCGGCGTAGGTTCTTCAGGAATCACGGCGCTGGACGCCAAGAACCGCTTCCTGCGGATCGGGTGGCGGGTCGAAGCCAGCTCCGACAGCCACATCCAGTCGATGATGGCTGTGACGATGGGACCGGGCGATGTCGCTTTTGGCATCAGTGTATCGGGCAGTACGCTGGATACGAATGACATGCTGATGAAGGCCAAGCAGAATGGAGCCAAAGTCATTGCCATGACTAACTACGCCAAGTCTCCCATCGCTTCGATTGCCGACATTGTGCTGCTGACGGCCGGGAAGGAATCGCCGCTGGAAGGCGGCTCCGTAGGGGCCAAGGTCTCCCAGCTGTTCATTATCGACCTGCTCTGCCAGAGGCTGGAGCAGCTCCATGCCGATGAGACCAAGCGGATGAAGGAGCTGACCGCCCGGGCGGTTATTGACCGGATTTATTAGAGTGCGTGGTAAATAGGGCAGATGGCCAAATGTAATCGAAAAACCGATTACAAGTGTATTTGCTCCTCATGGATCATGCTGTATGCCGTCAGACAGCAGGCGAATGGAGACATATGAGGTGTGACTTATGAGGTGTCACTTAAGAGCTGACACTTTAGCGCTATAACGGTACCTTTCCTGTAACGATGGATGAGCCGTTACCGTATGGTACAGACGCAGTAGTGGAGGTGGCGCGAATGAGGCAAGTCATAGGAGTGGATATCGGGGGGACGGGAATCAAGGGGCTTGTGACCGATGAAGCGGGGGCGGTTCTGGCGGAAGCCGGGCGCGACACGGAGGCACGGCTGGGCCGGGAGGTTATTCTAAGCCAGATCCACAGTCTGGTGGAGGAGCTGCTGGCGGAGCATCCTGCCGTGGAAGCGCTGGGGATTGGCTCGGCGGGCAGGGTGAACGCAGATACGGGCGAGGTAGTCTACGCCACCAGTAATCTGCCCGGCTGGCAAGGGGTGCAGCTTGTGCAGTGGGCAACAGCTGCCTTCGGACGGCCTGCGGCGGCCGATAACGATGCCAACGCTGCGCTGCTGGGCGAGGCCTGGCTGGGCGCGGGACGCGGCAGGGCGAGCCTGGTTATGCTGACCCTGGGCACCGGGGTCGGCGGGGCGAATCTGGCGGAAGGCCGGCTGCTGCGCGGAGCCGCCTGGAGCGGCGGCGACTGGGGGCACAGCGTGCTGGTGCCGGGAGGTCGCGCCTGTAATTGCGGCAAGCTCGGCTGCGCGGAGCAATATGTGTCCGGCCAGGCGCTGCTGCGGCTGGCACTGGAGGAGACCGGCCGGGCGTATGCGCACGGGCGGGAGATTATGGCGGCGGCAGAGCAGGGCGATGCGGCAGCGCTGGCGGTGCTTACGCGCTTCACAGCGGATCTTGCGCTGGTGACAGCTAACATCGGGGCGGCGGTAGACCCCGAGCTGATTATTATCGGCGGCGGGGTCATTCAGAGCCGCGCGGTCTGGTGGCCGCTGCTGGCCGGGAAGGTAGGCGACAGTTTGGCCGCCCGGATTGTACCGGCAGAGCTGGGCAACCGGGCAGGCTGCTTCGGCGCGGCCCGGCTGGCTCTGGAAGGGCTGCGCCGGGACGAAGGCGTAAGGCAGATCTAACTGCTGCGGCAGGGAGGAGATGGAGAAATGACTGGCGAACAGGAGAAGCGTTCGGATGTAGTAATTATCGGCGGCGGCCTTGGAGGAACGGCGGCGGCACTGGCCGCAGCCAAAGCCGGGCTGCGTGTGCTTGTGACAGAGGAGACGGACTGGCTGGGCGGGCAATTGACCTCCCAGGCCGTGCCGCCGGATGAGCACCGCTGGATTGAGCAATCGGGCAGTACTGCATCTTACCGGGAGTTCCGCAGTAGAGTCAGGGAGTATTACAGGCGGAATTATCCGCTTACGGAGGCTGCCAGGAGTAATCCTATACTGAATCCCGGCAACGGCTGGGTCAGCCGTTTAGCACATGAACCGAAGGTGGCACTGGCTGTTCTGCAGGAGATGCTGTCTCCGTATGTGAACACCGGACGGATTGAGGTGCTCTATCACACGGTGCCGGTTGCGGCCGATACTGATGGGGATTACGTTACTGGAGTGACTGTCCGGCAGGAGCCGGGCGGAAACCTTATCAGACTGCTCGGCGACTACTATCTGGATGCCACGGAGTGCGGTGATCTGCTGCCGCTGGCTGGAGTGGAGCATGTCAGCGGCGCTGAAGCCCGCAGCGAGACAGGGGAGCCGCACGCTCTGGAGACCCATGACCCGCTCGACATGCAGTCGATTACCCATGTGGCGGCGGTGGACTATGTGCAGGGTGGAGACTATATAATTCCGCGACCAAGAGATTATGATTACTGGCGTGAATATGTCCCATCGTTCTCGCAGTATCCAATCTTAAGCTGGTTTGCTTCAGATGCTGAAGATACGAGCAAGCTGAAGCAGTTCACGATGTTCCCGAATGATCAGGGGATTGTCTCCCTCTGGGATTACCGGCGGATCGTGGACCCGGCCATCTGGACCGAGCCGCTGAATGACGGCGAAGTCACTCTGCTGAACTGGGCGCTGAACGATTACTATGCCGGGCCTATTATCGGCGTATCGCCAGAGGAACAGGAGCGGCATCTGGAAGGAGCGCGGCAGCTCACCCTTTCGCTCGTGTACTGGCTTCAGACTGAAGCGCCCCGCCTGGACGGCGGGAAGGGTTACCCGGGGGTGAGGCTGCGCGGGGATATGCTCGGCACGGAGGATGGGCTGGCCAAAGCCCCGTATATCCGGGAATCCCGGCGTATTCGCGGGCTGTACACAGTAGCCGAGCAAGATGTGAGCAAGGAACTGCGCGGACCAGCCGGGCCTAAGCGTTATAAGGACAGCGTAGGGGTAGGCAGCTATCATCTGGATCTTCATCCCACGACAGTGAGCCAGCGTACCTTTTATATCCCGAATCATCCTTATGAGATTCCTCTCGGATCATTGATCCCGGTACGGGTCAAGAACCTGCTCCCGGCTTGCAAGAACATATCCATGACCCAGATTGCGAACGGCTGCTACCGCCTGCATCCCACAGAATGGAATATCGGCGAGGCGGCAGGCACCCTCGCGGCCTATGCCATCAGGAAACAGGTCGAACCATCGGCAGTCAGGGAATCAGCGGAGCATCTAGAGGCCTATCAGCAGCAATTGATTGCGCTCGGAGTCCAGTTGCACTGGACCCCTGAGGAGCTGGAGACCTAAACGCACATGCTCCAGCAATCCATCCTAGCTCAACCCCTATCTAAGGTAAGGTGCCCCGTCAGCGGGGTGCCTTTTTGGTATGGTCTACTTAGTAGATGTTACCTGGCAGCAAGCAATTGGAAATCCAGCGGCTTCCTCTTGGCCTAAGAATAGTTCAATACACTAAACACTTATGCTATGAAGGAAATGGTAGAGAAATGTCGAATCTAGTCGCTATGACAATTCAAGGAGTGAATTTATTTTGTGTAAGACAATCAAACTTGTATCAACTGCTGTACTTGCTTTCCTGCTATGCTTCGTTTCTATTCCATCCGTATTTGCAGAAGCCGCTCTCATCTCAGACAAGAATCTGGAACAGGCGATTCGTGTCGAGCTGAAGAAGCCGGCCGCTCCCCTTACCAAAGAAGATCTGCAGACCCTAACATCTCTCTATCCTAGTGATCCTGAGCAGAAAATTAACAGTCTAAGCGGACTTCAGCACGCTGTTAATATGAAAAGCTTAATGCTCCCAGGGCTTGGCATTACCAATATTGAGCCCCTTCAAAATCTACATAAAATCACCTTCCTGGCTCTGAACGACAATCAGATCACTGGGCTGGAGCCGTTGCAGGAGTTGTCCCGGCTGGAGCAGCTTAATCTTGATTCGAACAACATAGAGAAGCTTGATGCACTAGCAGGATTAACCCAATTAACAGATTTGTTAATCGGCAATAATCAGCTTAAAGATCTGAAGCCCAT is a window encoding:
- a CDS encoding sugar ABC transporter permease, which translates into the protein MYKGFRSESFTAWAFMAPGLLFLAVFTFWPIIYGVPLSLTDYSVIAETNYVGLDNFTRAFQDHNFLISLWNSLVYVLIVPVIQIISILMAILVNSRIPGVKMFRAAYYIPVVTSMVAVALIWSWLLGNNGVVNYLLLKAGMISEQVSWLSTSSTALYVLMFITMWKGLGYYMMLYLAGLQGIPADLYEAARVDGAGPLRLIVHVTLPLLRPHILFCTLISVMGAIRVFDEVYILTKGGPGTSTLTSSVYIFQKGLEQFNFGYASALGLIVSVMVGALSVLVFRLNRKGGVNSY
- a CDS encoding DUF4127 family protein, whose protein sequence is MSKHHKLILVPLDERPCNYEFPYLLAQGTDYSVERPPAGIMGLKKRPGDVERLWSWIEAACEGADGAVVALDTLLYGGIIPSRLHQLELEELTARLERLREIRRRYPQLKLYAFQLIMRCPQYSLSDEEPDYYADWGREIFRKGFIGHRLELGIATDEEIRELADIDLRLPPEVLQDYLGRRAMNIEANKQALELVRDGIIDFMIVPQDDSAPYGHTAKDQEKMRARITALDLELKVYMYPGADEVGCTLLARMLNMAEERRPMIYPRLSAVQGAFVTPLFEDRFFYETLKYQILAAGGLIASSAAEADLVLLVSTPGETMAEAVSQHHAYFSYDIYRNLMELVEYGEYLLRDRKIPVAVADVGYANGGDQKLVKLLRQKNLLFDLAGYAAWNTSSNSLGTVISQAMLFLIYGRTPGHLDFLALRYAEDVCYCSVVRGELSDGPVQEMGYGKYELDGPRGRVAARVQERLSKELAVRIDSPSGSVKITDCYMPWNRMFEVGLTVEYVPS
- a CDS encoding ROK family protein gives rise to the protein MRQVIGVDIGGTGIKGLVTDEAGAVLAEAGRDTEARLGREVILSQIHSLVEELLAEHPAVEALGIGSAGRVNADTGEVVYATSNLPGWQGVQLVQWATAAFGRPAAADNDANAALLGEAWLGAGRGRASLVMLTLGTGVGGANLAEGRLLRGAAWSGGDWGHSVLVPGGRACNCGKLGCAEQYVSGQALLRLALEETGRAYAHGREIMAAAEQGDAAALAVLTRFTADLALVTANIGAAVDPELIIIGGGVIQSRAVWWPLLAGKVGDSLAARIVPAELGNRAGCFGAARLALEGLRRDEGVRQI
- a CDS encoding beta-N-acetylglucosaminidase domain-containing protein; translated protein: MGISLRDCQYLFRDYYTQGKELVLEGPQLRCELASRYAMNQDVHGLIEEGGDIVILEPAGPGVATADKGNAQLMLVYDAGLAADGYRLVIGEDAKLVIAASNRRGLKYGLDALTMLLIVEEDCCRLPVVTVEDEPSFPVRGIIEGFYGVPWSFADRIDSVRYMSGHRMNAFMYAPKDDPYHRKLWREPYPDDMFTKIHELKQECDKHLVDFYYCISPGNDLEFRSQGDFAKLEEKLAAMIAVGVRHFALLMDDIDYVLQGDNKQFLERSGTAHAYVTNRVNDYLAGCLPHFTLAMCPSEYWSYWNTEYKKDIREQLHPAVKVFWTGYFVFAPEIGRRHAEDNHGFYGHELWLWDNIPVNDCDKDRLFLDPVRGRSSRLGRYGHTAVVANPMNQWECSKITLGTMAHYMWNSERYMPELSWELSVREFAGALAEDMMFFCRQNLNNRLYSGGYPELDDALAERDLERLDAYFSRLEEAAVRLGGLDKAKFIEEAGPWLRRAIADAVLWRAVRRQLENPLEQQDWEEVYTCLEICRSYGVRLGSDPAVRAAEALGIELPEIEAEIKAEMKVETKEEDQHV
- a CDS encoding sugar ABC transporter substrate-binding protein, with product MGTNRKGFTVSLLLTMSMLLAACGGNGNTKGTPDAGSTRAPGTDAEATAAAEPVKLEFWTIALQPTFNDYFNNLITQYESSHPGVTVEWKDYPYDAISQRLLTSTASGKSPDVVNLNTEFASQLGSKGALLNLNEYLTDEQAKSYFEGIYNSTVLGGQAYALPWYTGTEVLFMNKKLVEKAGLDPASPPQTREELVEWARQVHEKTGAAGYAQQLVSKLFPIDGIPILNEDKTAAAFNTPEAEAMITQMRDLMKEGVVLKEDADFSKQIQYFSGEQVAFQLSGPTFINFIKTSAPDVYKNTIAVPLPTGKANLRLSNSMNLVVPQKSKNPQQAVEFAAFITNAENQTAFSKVANTLPSSKASIQDPFFTDSDGSLEAEAKVASSQSLDKATDYMVGVPSAADINSALARGLQEILMNGADIKETLNKVEKEVNNIISQGS
- a CDS encoding FAD-dependent oxidoreductase encodes the protein MTGEQEKRSDVVIIGGGLGGTAAALAAAKAGLRVLVTEETDWLGGQLTSQAVPPDEHRWIEQSGSTASYREFRSRVREYYRRNYPLTEAARSNPILNPGNGWVSRLAHEPKVALAVLQEMLSPYVNTGRIEVLYHTVPVAADTDGDYVTGVTVRQEPGGNLIRLLGDYYLDATECGDLLPLAGVEHVSGAEARSETGEPHALETHDPLDMQSITHVAAVDYVQGGDYIIPRPRDYDYWREYVPSFSQYPILSWFASDAEDTSKLKQFTMFPNDQGIVSLWDYRRIVDPAIWTEPLNDGEVTLLNWALNDYYAGPIIGVSPEEQERHLEGARQLTLSLVYWLQTEAPRLDGGKGYPGVRLRGDMLGTEDGLAKAPYIRESRRIRGLYTVAEQDVSKELRGPAGPKRYKDSVGVGSYHLDLHPTTVSQRTFYIPNHPYEIPLGSLIPVRVKNLLPACKNISMTQIANGCYRLHPTEWNIGEAAGTLAAYAIRKQVEPSAVRESAEHLEAYQQQLIALGVQLHWTPEELET
- a CDS encoding MurR/RpiR family transcriptional regulator, giving the protein MEMNDRINTYYPSMTKAEQKVARCVLEHPDNLIYLSVTELADFAGTGETTVMRFCRKIGFKGYQDFKLMLAQGLPKRQTLADGGQGAGEGDYADHLYALMVGVLQSSLGMLDREQLQRAVEALDQARYIQFFGVGSSGITALDAKNRFLRIGWRVEASSDSHIQSMMAVTMGPGDVAFGISVSGSTLDTNDMLMKAKQNGAKVIAMTNYAKSPIASIADIVLLTAGKESPLEGGSVGAKVSQLFIIDLLCQRLEQLHADETKRMKELTARAVIDRIY
- a CDS encoding N-acetylmannosamine-6-phosphate 2-epimerase; translation: MQTIRERVGTLSKNILESLHLGLIVSCQALPDEPLHGPEIMARMAVAAAEGGAIAIRANGAADVRAIKQAVALPVIGIVKRNYPDSDVYITPTLREIEELLEAGADIIAFDGTRQTRPENCTLEQIIDLLKASTAASMADISTLEEALYAELLGVSCVSTTLSGYTPYSRQQEGPNLELLEQAARRLKIPVIAEGRISQPAQVEAALDLGAYAVVVGSAITRPQLITRQFAAAARKVRMNRNGNE
- a CDS encoding carbohydrate ABC transporter permease, encoding MPRSLRVLITYLLLILLALFMMGPFLWLLSVSLMPGRNVFANPPAILPTFIAFDNYVQVWNFMNFPRYILNTVIITLLGVVFNIILSCLTAYPLAAFRFKGRSLVFTLLISTMIIPSATAMIVHYLTIQAFQLGNTFFGVVLPAAVSVFNIFLMRQTFLGIPADIRDSGKMDGASELRIFIQLVMPLVKPGIAVIGLLEVMAFWNNFLWPIVVLDDPQKYPLAAALTYLNGQFSYNFGWIAAGTMISVLPIILVFLFTQKYYMEGIAGAIKG